The following proteins are encoded in a genomic region of Apodemus sylvaticus chromosome 21, mApoSyl1.1, whole genome shotgun sequence:
- the Rad23a gene encoding UV excision repair protein RAD23 homolog A isoform X1: protein MAVTITLKTLQQQTFKIRMEPDETVKVLKEKIEAEKGRDAFPVAGQKLIYAGKILSDDVPIKEYHIDEKNFVVVMVTKAKAGQGTPAPPEASPTAAPEPSIPFPPVLASGMSHHPPTSREDKSPSEESATTASPESISGSVPSSGSSGREEDAASTLVTGSEYETMLTEIMSMGYERERVVAALRASYNNPHRAVEYLLTGIPGSPEPEHGSVQESQAPDQPATEAAGDNPLEFLRDQPQFQNMRQVIQQNPALLPALLQQLGQENPQLLQVRPRQISRHQEQFIQMLNEPPGELADISDVEGEVGAIGEEAPQMNYIQVTPQEKEAIERLKALGFPESLVIQAYFACEKNENLAANFLLSQHFDDE, encoded by the exons ATGGCCGTCACCATCACACTTAAAACGTTGCAGCAGCAGACCTTCAAGATCCGCATGGAACCTGACGAGACG GTGAAGGTGCTGAAGGAGAAGATAGAAGCCGAGAAGGGTAGAGACGCTTTCCCTGTGGCTGGACAGAAACTCATCTATGCTGGCAAGATCTTGAGTGACGATGTTCCCATCAAGGAATACCATATAGATGAGAAGAACTTTGTGGTTGTCATGGTGACCAAG GCCAAGGCTGGCCAGGGTACCCCGGCACCCCCAGAGGCCTCACCCACTGCTGCCCCGGAGCCCTCCATACCTTTCCCTCCAGTCCTGGCATCAGGCATGTCTCATCATCCACCTACCAGCAGAGAGGACAAGAGCCCATCAGAGGAGTCAGCCACCACAGCGTCTCCAGAATCCATTTCTGG CTCTGTTCCCTCTTCAGGTAGCAGCGGGCGAGAGGAAGACGCAGCTTCCACATTAG TGACTGGCTCTGAGTACGAGACGATGCTGACTGAGATCATGTCCATGGGCTACGAGCGGGAGCGGGTTGTGGCCGCATTGAGGGCCAGCTACAACAACCCCCACCGAGCTGTGGAGTACTTGCTCACG GGAATTCCAGGAAGCCCTGAGCCCGAACATGGTTCTGTCCAGGAAAGCCAGGCACCTGACCAGCCGGCCACAGAAGCAG CAGGGGACAACCCCCTGGAGTTCCTGCGGGATCAGCCTCAGTTCCAGAACATGCGGCAAGTGATTCAGCAGAACCCTGCGCTGCTGCCCgctctgctccagcagctgggccaggagaaccctcagctcctgcaGGTGCGGCCCAGG CAAATTAGCCGTCACCAGGAGCAGTTCATCCAGATGTTGAATGAGCCCCCCGGGGAGCTGGCGGACATCTCTGATGTAGAGGGGGAGGTTGGTGCCATTGGTGAGGAGGCCCCACAGATGAATTATATCCAGGTGACACCGCAAGAGAAGGAAGCTATAGAAAGG CTGAAGGCACTGGGCTTCCCAGAGAGCCTGGTGATCCAGGCCTACTTCGCATGTGAAAAAAATGAGAACTTGGCTGCCAACTTCCTCCTGAGTCAGCACTTTGATGATGAGTGA
- the Rad23a gene encoding UV excision repair protein RAD23 homolog A isoform X5 — protein MAVTITLKTLQQQTFKIRMEPDETVKVLKEKIEAEKGRDAFPVAGQKLIYAGKILSDDVPIKEYHIDEKNFVVVMVTKAKAGQGTPAPPEASPTAAPEPSIPFPPVLASGMSHHPPTSREDKSPSEESATTASPESISGSVPSSGSSGREEDAASTLVTGSEYETMLTEIMSMGYERERVVAALRASYNNPHRAVEYLLTGIPGSPEPEHGSVQESQAPDQPATEAAGDNPLEFLRDQPQFQNMRQVIQQNPALLPALLQQLGQENPQLLQQISRHQEQFIQMLNEPPGELADISDVEGEVGAIAEGTGLPREPGDPGLLRM, from the exons ATGGCCGTCACCATCACACTTAAAACGTTGCAGCAGCAGACCTTCAAGATCCGCATGGAACCTGACGAGACG GTGAAGGTGCTGAAGGAGAAGATAGAAGCCGAGAAGGGTAGAGACGCTTTCCCTGTGGCTGGACAGAAACTCATCTATGCTGGCAAGATCTTGAGTGACGATGTTCCCATCAAGGAATACCATATAGATGAGAAGAACTTTGTGGTTGTCATGGTGACCAAG GCCAAGGCTGGCCAGGGTACCCCGGCACCCCCAGAGGCCTCACCCACTGCTGCCCCGGAGCCCTCCATACCTTTCCCTCCAGTCCTGGCATCAGGCATGTCTCATCATCCACCTACCAGCAGAGAGGACAAGAGCCCATCAGAGGAGTCAGCCACCACAGCGTCTCCAGAATCCATTTCTGG CTCTGTTCCCTCTTCAGGTAGCAGCGGGCGAGAGGAAGACGCAGCTTCCACATTAG TGACTGGCTCTGAGTACGAGACGATGCTGACTGAGATCATGTCCATGGGCTACGAGCGGGAGCGGGTTGTGGCCGCATTGAGGGCCAGCTACAACAACCCCCACCGAGCTGTGGAGTACTTGCTCACG GGAATTCCAGGAAGCCCTGAGCCCGAACATGGTTCTGTCCAGGAAAGCCAGGCACCTGACCAGCCGGCCACAGAAGCAG CAGGGGACAACCCCCTGGAGTTCCTGCGGGATCAGCCTCAGTTCCAGAACATGCGGCAAGTGATTCAGCAGAACCCTGCGCTGCTGCCCgctctgctccagcagctgggccaggagaaccctcagctcctgcaG CAAATTAGCCGTCACCAGGAGCAGTTCATCCAGATGTTGAATGAGCCCCCCGGGGAGCTGGCGGACATCTCTGATGTAGAGGGGGAGGTTGGTGCCATTG CTGAAGGCACTGGGCTTCCCAGAGAGCCTGGTGATCCAGGCCTACTTCGCATGTGA
- the Rad23a gene encoding UV excision repair protein RAD23 homolog A isoform X3 translates to MAVTITLKTLQQQTFKIRMEPDETVKVLKEKIEAEKGRDAFPVAGQKLIYAGKILSDDVPIKEYHIDEKNFVVVMVTKAKAGQGTPAPPEASPTAAPEPSIPFPPVLASGMSHHPPTSREDKSPSEESATTASPESISGSVPSSGSSGREEDAASTLVTGSEYETMLTEIMSMGYERERVVAALRASYNNPHRAVEYLLTGIPGSPEPEHGSVQESQAPDQPATEAAGDNPLEFLRDQPQFQNMRQVIQQNPALLPALLQQLGQENPQLLQQISRHQEQFIQMLNEPPGELADISDVEGEVGAIGEEAPQMNYIQVTPQEKEAIERLKALGFPESLVIQAYFACEKNENLAANFLLSQHFDDE, encoded by the exons ATGGCCGTCACCATCACACTTAAAACGTTGCAGCAGCAGACCTTCAAGATCCGCATGGAACCTGACGAGACG GTGAAGGTGCTGAAGGAGAAGATAGAAGCCGAGAAGGGTAGAGACGCTTTCCCTGTGGCTGGACAGAAACTCATCTATGCTGGCAAGATCTTGAGTGACGATGTTCCCATCAAGGAATACCATATAGATGAGAAGAACTTTGTGGTTGTCATGGTGACCAAG GCCAAGGCTGGCCAGGGTACCCCGGCACCCCCAGAGGCCTCACCCACTGCTGCCCCGGAGCCCTCCATACCTTTCCCTCCAGTCCTGGCATCAGGCATGTCTCATCATCCACCTACCAGCAGAGAGGACAAGAGCCCATCAGAGGAGTCAGCCACCACAGCGTCTCCAGAATCCATTTCTGG CTCTGTTCCCTCTTCAGGTAGCAGCGGGCGAGAGGAAGACGCAGCTTCCACATTAG TGACTGGCTCTGAGTACGAGACGATGCTGACTGAGATCATGTCCATGGGCTACGAGCGGGAGCGGGTTGTGGCCGCATTGAGGGCCAGCTACAACAACCCCCACCGAGCTGTGGAGTACTTGCTCACG GGAATTCCAGGAAGCCCTGAGCCCGAACATGGTTCTGTCCAGGAAAGCCAGGCACCTGACCAGCCGGCCACAGAAGCAG CAGGGGACAACCCCCTGGAGTTCCTGCGGGATCAGCCTCAGTTCCAGAACATGCGGCAAGTGATTCAGCAGAACCCTGCGCTGCTGCCCgctctgctccagcagctgggccaggagaaccctcagctcctgcaG CAAATTAGCCGTCACCAGGAGCAGTTCATCCAGATGTTGAATGAGCCCCCCGGGGAGCTGGCGGACATCTCTGATGTAGAGGGGGAGGTTGGTGCCATTGGTGAGGAGGCCCCACAGATGAATTATATCCAGGTGACACCGCAAGAGAAGGAAGCTATAGAAAGG CTGAAGGCACTGGGCTTCCCAGAGAGCCTGGTGATCCAGGCCTACTTCGCATGTGAAAAAAATGAGAACTTGGCTGCCAACTTCCTCCTGAGTCAGCACTTTGATGATGAGTGA
- the Rad23a gene encoding UV excision repair protein RAD23 homolog A isoform X4 translates to MAVTITLKTLQQQTFKIRMEPDETVKVLKEKIEAEKGRDAFPVAGQKLIYAGKILSDDVPIKEYHIDEKNFVVVMVTKAKAGQGTPAPPEASPTAAPEPSIPFPPVLASGMSHHPPTSREDKSPSEESATTASPESISGSVPSSGSSGREEDAASTLVTGSEYETMLTEIMSMGYERERVVAALRASYNNPHRAVEYLLTGIPGSPEPEHGSVQESQAPDQPATEAGDNPLEFLRDQPQFQNMRQVIQQNPALLPALLQQLGQENPQLLQQISRHQEQFIQMLNEPPGELADISDVEGEVGAIGEEAPQMNYIQVTPQEKEAIERLKALGFPESLVIQAYFACEKNENLAANFLLSQHFDDE, encoded by the exons ATGGCCGTCACCATCACACTTAAAACGTTGCAGCAGCAGACCTTCAAGATCCGCATGGAACCTGACGAGACG GTGAAGGTGCTGAAGGAGAAGATAGAAGCCGAGAAGGGTAGAGACGCTTTCCCTGTGGCTGGACAGAAACTCATCTATGCTGGCAAGATCTTGAGTGACGATGTTCCCATCAAGGAATACCATATAGATGAGAAGAACTTTGTGGTTGTCATGGTGACCAAG GCCAAGGCTGGCCAGGGTACCCCGGCACCCCCAGAGGCCTCACCCACTGCTGCCCCGGAGCCCTCCATACCTTTCCCTCCAGTCCTGGCATCAGGCATGTCTCATCATCCACCTACCAGCAGAGAGGACAAGAGCCCATCAGAGGAGTCAGCCACCACAGCGTCTCCAGAATCCATTTCTGG CTCTGTTCCCTCTTCAGGTAGCAGCGGGCGAGAGGAAGACGCAGCTTCCACATTAG TGACTGGCTCTGAGTACGAGACGATGCTGACTGAGATCATGTCCATGGGCTACGAGCGGGAGCGGGTTGTGGCCGCATTGAGGGCCAGCTACAACAACCCCCACCGAGCTGTGGAGTACTTGCTCACG GGAATTCCAGGAAGCCCTGAGCCCGAACATGGTTCTGTCCAGGAAAGCCAGGCACCTGACCAGCCGGCCACAGAAGCAG GGGACAACCCCCTGGAGTTCCTGCGGGATCAGCCTCAGTTCCAGAACATGCGGCAAGTGATTCAGCAGAACCCTGCGCTGCTGCCCgctctgctccagcagctgggccaggagaaccctcagctcctgcaG CAAATTAGCCGTCACCAGGAGCAGTTCATCCAGATGTTGAATGAGCCCCCCGGGGAGCTGGCGGACATCTCTGATGTAGAGGGGGAGGTTGGTGCCATTGGTGAGGAGGCCCCACAGATGAATTATATCCAGGTGACACCGCAAGAGAAGGAAGCTATAGAAAGG CTGAAGGCACTGGGCTTCCCAGAGAGCCTGGTGATCCAGGCCTACTTCGCATGTGAAAAAAATGAGAACTTGGCTGCCAACTTCCTCCTGAGTCAGCACTTTGATGATGAGTGA
- the Rad23a gene encoding UV excision repair protein RAD23 homolog A isoform X2, with protein MAVTITLKTLQQQTFKIRMEPDETVKVLKEKIEAEKGRDAFPVAGQKLIYAGKILSDDVPIKEYHIDEKNFVVVMVTKAKAGQGTPAPPEASPTAAPEPSIPFPPVLASGMSHHPPTSREDKSPSEESATTASPESISGSVPSSGSSGREEDAASTLVTGSEYETMLTEIMSMGYERERVVAALRASYNNPHRAVEYLLTGIPGSPEPEHGSVQESQAPDQPATEAGDNPLEFLRDQPQFQNMRQVIQQNPALLPALLQQLGQENPQLLQVRPRQISRHQEQFIQMLNEPPGELADISDVEGEVGAIGEEAPQMNYIQVTPQEKEAIERLKALGFPESLVIQAYFACEKNENLAANFLLSQHFDDE; from the exons ATGGCCGTCACCATCACACTTAAAACGTTGCAGCAGCAGACCTTCAAGATCCGCATGGAACCTGACGAGACG GTGAAGGTGCTGAAGGAGAAGATAGAAGCCGAGAAGGGTAGAGACGCTTTCCCTGTGGCTGGACAGAAACTCATCTATGCTGGCAAGATCTTGAGTGACGATGTTCCCATCAAGGAATACCATATAGATGAGAAGAACTTTGTGGTTGTCATGGTGACCAAG GCCAAGGCTGGCCAGGGTACCCCGGCACCCCCAGAGGCCTCACCCACTGCTGCCCCGGAGCCCTCCATACCTTTCCCTCCAGTCCTGGCATCAGGCATGTCTCATCATCCACCTACCAGCAGAGAGGACAAGAGCCCATCAGAGGAGTCAGCCACCACAGCGTCTCCAGAATCCATTTCTGG CTCTGTTCCCTCTTCAGGTAGCAGCGGGCGAGAGGAAGACGCAGCTTCCACATTAG TGACTGGCTCTGAGTACGAGACGATGCTGACTGAGATCATGTCCATGGGCTACGAGCGGGAGCGGGTTGTGGCCGCATTGAGGGCCAGCTACAACAACCCCCACCGAGCTGTGGAGTACTTGCTCACG GGAATTCCAGGAAGCCCTGAGCCCGAACATGGTTCTGTCCAGGAAAGCCAGGCACCTGACCAGCCGGCCACAGAAGCAG GGGACAACCCCCTGGAGTTCCTGCGGGATCAGCCTCAGTTCCAGAACATGCGGCAAGTGATTCAGCAGAACCCTGCGCTGCTGCCCgctctgctccagcagctgggccaggagaaccctcagctcctgcaGGTGCGGCCCAGG CAAATTAGCCGTCACCAGGAGCAGTTCATCCAGATGTTGAATGAGCCCCCCGGGGAGCTGGCGGACATCTCTGATGTAGAGGGGGAGGTTGGTGCCATTGGTGAGGAGGCCCCACAGATGAATTATATCCAGGTGACACCGCAAGAGAAGGAAGCTATAGAAAGG CTGAAGGCACTGGGCTTCCCAGAGAGCCTGGTGATCCAGGCCTACTTCGCATGTGAAAAAAATGAGAACTTGGCTGCCAACTTCCTCCTGAGTCAGCACTTTGATGATGAGTGA
- the Gadd45gip1 gene encoding growth arrest and DNA damage-inducible proteins-interacting protein 1 translates to MAALVMRSRCLLRLSVALGLKSRSYRAPPPPRRRPGPHWPDPENLLTPRWQLTPRYAAKQFGRHGAVSGVSPASLWPTPEQLRELEAEEREWYPSLATMQESLRLQQQAAEAKRQAREQHIAECMAKMPQMIENWRKQKQERWEKIQADKERRARLQAEAQERLGYHVDPRSARFQELLQDLDKQQRKRLKEERQRQKKEARIAAMASAEAQDSAVSGESSSSNSLSQ, encoded by the exons ATGGCGGCACTCGTAATGCGGAGTCGCTGCCTCCTGCGGCTCTCTGTGGCCCTGGGTCTTAAGTCCCGCAGCTACCGTGCGCCTCCGCCCCCGCGCCGCCGCCCCGGGCCCCACTGGCCAGACCCTGAGAACCTGCTGACCCCGCGCTGGCAGCTAACGCCGCGCTATGCGGCCAAGCAGTTCGGGCGGCACGGCGCCGTGTCTGGGGTGTCCCCCGCCTCCCTGTGGCCGACCCCGGAGCAGCTGCGCGAGCTGGAGGCCGAGGAGCGAGAATGGTACCCAAGCTTAGCGACCATGCAAGAGTCGCTGCGTCTGCAGCAGCAGGCCGCGGAGGCAAAGCGTCAAGCCAG GGAGCAGCATATCGCAGAGTGCATGGCCAAGATGCCACAGATGATTGAAAACTGGCGAAAGCAGAAGCAAGAACGCTGGGAGAAAATTCAGGCTGACAAGGAGCGCAGGGCCCGGTTACAGGCTGAGGCTCAGGAACGCCTCGGCTACCACGTGGACCCAAGGAGTGCTCGATTCCAGGAACTATTACAGGACCTAGACAAGCAGCAACGCAAGCGcctgaaggaagaaagacagcGACAGAAGAAGGAGGCACGAATTGCCGCTATGGCTTCTGCTGAAGCCCAGGACTCTGCAGTGTCTGGTGAATCCAGCTCCTCAAATTCCCTTTCCCAATAA